One Candidatus Afararchaeum irisae genomic region harbors:
- a CDS encoding TMEM165/GDT1 family protein produces MIDWITLLVIAFTTQLAVLPGEKVQLIIAGLSTRYNPVVVVSAAGTAFAGWTALEILLGNALKGALPEVYLDVFSASLFVVFAVLLYRSAPGSGTPEESEKVYDDVDVSVLGWDVPDYLGGFLPIFAMMAAGEFGDKTQVVTIGLAAQYGAHPAIWAGEMLAIIPVSIANAFFFHRFSHRFDVRKAHYAGAVLFVFFAGDTVLNVVAGFSVWERSVSSVAHILSSFV; encoded by the coding sequence ATGATAGACTGGATAACACTACTCGTAATAGCCTTCACGACACAGCTTGCGGTTCTGCCCGGCGAGAAGGTTCAGCTCATAATAGCGGGTCTGTCGACGAGGTACAACCCTGTCGTCGTCGTCTCCGCCGCCGGAACCGCTTTCGCCGGCTGGACAGCCTTAGAGATACTCCTCGGAAACGCGCTCAAGGGGGCTCTCCCCGAGGTCTACCTCGACGTCTTCAGCGCGTCTCTCTTCGTGGTATTCGCAGTCCTCCTATACAGGTCAGCCCCCGGATCGGGAACCCCAGAGGAGTCAGAGAAAGTCTACGACGACGTCGACGTCTCAGTTCTCGGCTGGGATGTCCCCGACTACCTCGGCGGCTTCCTTCCTATATTCGCTATGATGGCTGCGGGAGAGTTCGGAGACAAGACACAGGTCGTGACGATAGGACTCGCGGCTCAGTACGGTGCTCATCCCGCTATCTGGGCGGGCGAGATGCTCGCTATAATTCCCGTAAGCATAGCAAACGCCTTCTTCTTCCACAGGTTCTCCCACAGGTTCGACGTCAGGAAGGCGCATTACGCGGGCGCAGTTCTCTTCGTCTTCTTCGCGGGAGACACAGTACTCAACGTAGTCGCAGGCTTCTCAGTCTGGGAGAGATCAGTGTCGTCAGTCGCTCATATACTGAGTAGCTTCGTGTAG
- a CDS encoding metal-dependent transcriptional regulator → MISASMEDYLKAVYELEDTRGSRVKTSSIADHLGVTSPTVTSSMEKLEDRDLIDREKYKGVKLTQKGRGVALETLRHHRLLETFLSEYLDYSWTEVHDEADVLEHHISEEFERRVASALNDPEVDPHGDPIPTESLDPLAEKGTQPLSAASEDETVLVERVSDRDEEKLRYLSEAGIVPGTVVTVVEVAPIGMVVVDVEGEGEQSLPEEIAERIYVSETTEPTSSNRSQETETRT, encoded by the coding sequence ATGATAAGTGCATCTATGGAGGACTACCTCAAGGCTGTCTACGAACTCGAAGACACGAGAGGCTCACGCGTCAAGACGTCTTCGATAGCCGACCACCTCGGGGTGACGTCCCCGACGGTGACGAGTAGTATGGAGAAACTAGAGGACAGGGATCTCATAGACCGTGAGAAGTACAAGGGCGTGAAGCTCACCCAGAAGGGAAGAGGTGTTGCTCTCGAGACATTACGCCACCACAGGCTCCTCGAGACTTTCCTGTCGGAGTACCTCGACTACTCGTGGACCGAGGTACACGACGAGGCGGACGTCTTGGAACACCATATCAGCGAGGAGTTCGAGAGAAGGGTGGCTTCGGCACTCAACGACCCCGAGGTCGATCCCCACGGAGACCCGATTCCGACCGAGAGCCTCGATCCTCTCGCCGAGAAGGGGACTCAGCCACTCTCTGCGGCTTCGGAGGACGAAACCGTCTTAGTTGAGCGGGTCAGCGACAGGGACGAGGAGAAGCTCCGGTACCTCTCAGAGGCTGGTATAGTCCCGGGAACCGTGGTGACTGTAGTCGAGGTGGCTCCCATAGGTATGGTAGTAGTCGACGTCGAGGGCGAGGGAGAACAGTCACTCCCCGAGGAGATAGCCGAGAGAATCTACGTGAGTGAGACCACGGAGCCGACGTCTTCTAACCGAAGTCAGGAAACCGAGACACGCACATAG
- a CDS encoding carboxypeptidase M32 has translation MEHEYDDLVERVRRIRNVENASSVLNWDQEVMMPEKGVEARAQELSTLSSIKHEILTDDETGEILDSVKPNGEDEEAVVREIQREYTRSVEVPDELVEEISDTSSRAHPVWKKAREKSDFDEFAPTLERLVELKREYAEEIDPDRDPYAVLFDDFEPYIDLETAERVLTNLRDSIKPLIDDIRDSDVEVEKVLGSEYTDERQREIAETALEEMGYDFSRGRLDTSPHPFTSGNTFDARVTTRFTNPLDALMSTIHEMGHALYIQGLPDEGYATPLSEARDLTVHESQSRLWENHVGRSRAFWDYFAPKLNQTLETEVSPGALYRSVNEVSPHPVRVESDELTYHMHIVLRFEIEKDLIRGEIEVDEVPGIWNDKVEEYLGIRPENDAEGCLQDIHWSHGSFGYFPTYSLGSVLAAQVFDAADDEIEDLNGKISRGNFSHLRDWLKEEIHRHGKRYETDDLIRRVTGDDLNVDPFVEYAEEKFGEIYGV, from the coding sequence ATGGAACACGAATACGACGACCTCGTCGAGAGGGTGAGACGTATACGTAACGTCGAGAACGCGTCGTCGGTGCTCAACTGGGATCAGGAAGTCATGATGCCCGAGAAGGGTGTCGAGGCGCGCGCACAGGAGCTCTCGACTCTCTCGTCGATCAAACACGAGATACTCACCGACGACGAGACGGGGGAGATCCTCGACTCCGTCAAGCCGAACGGAGAAGACGAGGAAGCAGTCGTGAGGGAGATTCAACGCGAGTACACGAGGTCGGTCGAGGTTCCCGACGAACTCGTCGAGGAGATATCAGACACCTCTTCGCGCGCACATCCCGTCTGGAAGAAGGCGCGTGAGAAGAGCGACTTCGACGAGTTCGCGCCGACTCTCGAAAGGCTCGTCGAACTCAAGAGGGAGTACGCCGAGGAGATAGATCCCGACAGAGACCCCTACGCAGTTCTGTTCGACGACTTCGAGCCCTACATCGACCTCGAAACCGCTGAGAGAGTCCTGACTAACCTCAGGGACTCGATCAAGCCTCTCATCGACGACATAAGAGACTCCGACGTCGAGGTTGAGAAGGTGCTTGGGTCGGAGTACACCGACGAGAGACAGAGGGAGATCGCCGAGACGGCTCTCGAAGAGATGGGGTACGACTTCTCGCGTGGGAGGCTCGACACCTCGCCCCATCCGTTCACGTCGGGCAACACCTTCGACGCGAGGGTGACCACGAGGTTCACTAATCCGCTCGACGCGCTTATGTCGACTATACACGAGATGGGACACGCCCTCTACATACAGGGTCTACCCGACGAAGGCTATGCAACACCCCTGTCGGAGGCGCGTGACCTCACAGTACACGAGTCACAGTCGCGCCTCTGGGAGAACCACGTCGGGCGGTCGCGCGCCTTCTGGGACTACTTCGCGCCTAAGCTGAACCAAACCCTGGAGACCGAAGTCTCTCCCGGTGCCCTCTACCGGTCGGTCAACGAGGTCTCTCCCCATCCAGTACGTGTCGAGTCGGACGAACTCACCTACCATATGCATATAGTACTGAGGTTCGAGATAGAGAAAGACCTGATACGTGGAGAGATAGAGGTCGACGAAGTCCCTGGGATCTGGAACGACAAGGTCGAGGAGTACCTCGGAATAAGACCCGAGAACGACGCCGAGGGCTGTCTCCAGGACATACACTGGTCACACGGAAGCTTCGGCTACTTCCCGACCTACTCGCTCGGCTCAGTCCTCGCCGCACAGGTCTTCGACGCCGCCGACGACGAGATAGAAGACCTCAATGGTAAGATAAGCCGAGGCAACTTCTCACACCTCAGGGACTGGCTCAAGGAAGAGATACACCGACACGGCAAGCGGTACGAGACTGACGACCTCATCAGACGCGTCACGGGCGACGACCTCAACGTCGATCCCTTCGTCGAGTACGCCGAGGAGAAGTTCGGCGAGATATACGGAGTGTAA
- a CDS encoding 50S ribosomal protein L37ae produces the protein MSEDETKGNVTRSAGRFGARYGRVARKRVADIEDEMNKNHECPDCGAEKVSRTDTGIWECGKCGYRFTGGSYQVETPAGRRAELSIDEAVEEQN, from the coding sequence ATGTCTGAAGATGAGACTAAGGGGAACGTAACGCGTAGCGCGGGACGTTTCGGAGCGCGTTACGGACGCGTGGCTCGGAAACGCGTCGCCGACATAGAGGACGAGATGAACAAGAACCACGAATGTCCCGACTGTGGTGCCGAGAAGGTCAGCCGTACCGACACCGGGATCTGGGAGTGCGGCAAATGTGGATACCGTTTCACCGGAGGAAGCTACCAGGTCGAGACACCCGCTGGAAGACGTGCGGAGCTATCGATAGACGAAGCCGTAGAAGAACAGAACTAA
- a CDS encoding DNA-directed RNA polymerase subunit P, with the protein MAYRCARCKRSIELEGRSSVRCPYCGHRILLKERGGGIKKVDVH; encoded by the coding sequence ATGGCATACAGATGCGCGCGCTGTAAGAGGAGTATAGAGCTCGAGGGAAGAAGTAGCGTGCGCTGTCCCTACTGCGGTCACCGTATACTTCTCAAGGAGCGCGGTGGCGGAATCAAGAAGGTCGATGTCCACTGA
- a CDS encoding KEOPS complex subunit Pcc1: protein MSTETESDPKTHSLSVTLEDSDVHLESVYRSLLPEVGDIDGDSETAVEYDTDGDFLRIEVEADSLTSLRAGLNTWLRLARTANEALTLPGSETES from the coding sequence ATGTCCACTGAGACCGAGAGCGACCCGAAGACACACAGCTTATCTGTAACTCTGGAGGACTCCGACGTCCACCTCGAATCTGTCTACCGATCCCTTCTTCCCGAGGTGGGCGACATCGACGGTGACTCGGAGACGGCTGTCGAGTACGACACCGACGGTGACTTTCTGAGAATAGAAGTCGAAGCCGACAGCCTGACTTCTCTGAGAGCCGGACTCAACACGTGGCTACGTCTCGCACGTACCGCGAATGAGGCTCTGACCCTACCCGGCTCCGAAACTGAATCTTAA
- a CDS encoding prefoldin subunit beta has product MDQALPPEAQEKLEKIQELQEQIEQISVQKAESEKEIDDTERALETLRETDEGTEVHRSVGNVMVKADRQETIDELEEKQESLEVRIESLKKKEEKAEEQFENLQEDLQQMLGGMGGMMGGAGGPGAQ; this is encoded by the coding sequence ATGGATCAAGCACTTCCGCCCGAGGCTCAGGAGAAGCTAGAGAAGATACAGGAGTTACAGGAACAGATCGAACAGATCTCGGTACAGAAGGCAGAGTCTGAGAAGGAGATAGACGACACAGAGAGAGCACTCGAAACCCTCCGCGAGACAGACGAGGGCACAGAGGTTCACCGCTCTGTCGGCAACGTCATGGTCAAGGCTGACAGACAGGAGACGATAGACGAGCTTGAGGAGAAACAGGAGAGCCTCGAAGTACGTATAGAGTCGCTCAAGAAGAAGGAGGAGAAGGCAGAGGAGCAGTTCGAGAACCTCCAGGAAGACCTCCAGCAGATGCTCGGAGGAATGGGCGGAATGATGGGCGGCGCGGGCGGTCCCGGCGCTCAGTAG
- a CDS encoding PFL family protein, which yields MFSSDEIIETVEMVDDDMLDIRTVTLGIRLRSDDPDDVYDRVVEEGGSLVDEAEAVSSKYGVPIVNKRVSVTPVGSVLDDSNPVDVARALDDAADEIGVDFLGGFGALVEKGFTEGDKTVIESLPEALDSTERVCSSVNIATTKSGINAEAARIMGETVHDVAERSPEAAARLVTFANAPPDNPFMAGAFHGEGEPETALNIGISGPGVVRSALEGYEGDLGEVSERIKRTAFKITRAGDLIGRETAERMDTEFGIIDLSLAPTPAVGDSIADILEEMGLETVGAHGTTAAVALLNDAVKKGGVMASSYVGGLSGAFIPVSEDSTMRHRVEEGDLSLEKLEAMTSVCSVGLDMFAVPESTTTDKLAGIILDECSIGVVNNKTTGVRVIPGGVEGDSIELGGLLGEVPVMEVSESSSADFVQRGGRIPAPIHSVKN from the coding sequence ATGTTCAGCAGCGACGAGATAATCGAGACAGTCGAGATGGTCGACGACGACATGCTCGACATACGTACCGTGACACTCGGGATACGTCTGAGGTCGGACGACCCCGACGACGTATACGACAGGGTCGTAGAGGAAGGCGGCTCGCTCGTCGACGAGGCGGAGGCGGTATCGTCGAAGTACGGCGTCCCGATAGTCAACAAACGTGTCAGTGTTACTCCCGTGGGATCTGTCTTAGACGACTCGAACCCCGTCGATGTCGCGCGCGCACTCGACGACGCCGCAGACGAGATAGGAGTGGATTTCCTGGGAGGCTTCGGTGCTCTAGTCGAGAAAGGGTTCACTGAGGGCGACAAGACTGTCATAGAGTCGCTTCCCGAGGCACTCGACTCGACCGAACGCGTCTGTTCTAGCGTCAACATAGCTACGACGAAGTCGGGTATAAACGCCGAGGCGGCACGTATAATGGGAGAGACAGTCCACGATGTCGCCGAGAGGAGTCCCGAGGCAGCGGCACGTCTGGTTACATTCGCTAACGCTCCTCCCGACAACCCTTTCATGGCGGGAGCCTTCCACGGAGAGGGAGAGCCCGAGACAGCACTCAACATCGGAATATCGGGTCCCGGGGTCGTCCGTTCGGCACTCGAGGGCTACGAGGGAGACCTCGGAGAGGTATCAGAGAGGATAAAGAGAACCGCTTTCAAGATTACGCGTGCGGGTGATCTGATAGGAAGGGAGACCGCGGAGAGGATGGATACTGAGTTCGGCATAATCGACCTCTCACTCGCTCCGACGCCCGCAGTCGGGGACTCGATCGCCGACATACTCGAGGAGATGGGTCTCGAAACCGTGGGAGCACACGGAACTACGGCGGCGGTCGCACTCCTCAACGACGCCGTCAAGAAGGGCGGCGTGATGGCGTCATCGTACGTCGGAGGTCTATCAGGGGCTTTCATACCCGTGAGCGAGGACAGTACGATGAGACACAGGGTGGAGGAAGGAGACCTGTCACTCGAAAAGCTCGAAGCTATGACGAGTGTCTGTAGCGTGGGACTCGACATGTTCGCAGTACCCGAGTCTACGACGACCGACAAGCTCGCAGGTATAATACTCGACGAATGCTCGATAGGAGTAGTCAACAACAAGACGACAGGCGTACGTGTCATACCCGGAGGCGTCGAGGGCGACAGTATAGAGCTCGGTGGTCTCTTGGGTGAGGTTCCCGTGATGGAGGTCTCGGAGAGTTCGAGCGCCGACTTCGTGCAGAGAGGCGGACGTATACCCGCTCCGATACATTCGGTCAAGAACTAA
- a CDS encoding DUF58 domain-containing protein — MAIQPDFLDELARFDAALKKEVNSIFQGEQESKELGEGLTFSDYRNYTPGDDTRLIDWRVYARTEELYIKQFEEERNLTIHVLIDASRSMDFGEGDDNKFEYAAKIGLGFAYLAADENNDFRVSVFGDGFKRLDTGGSNRGEILRLIDLLNEEGEDLEGETDFRKSFEEYESTIGSKSLVLVASDFLGDTDGIAEGLSALAKHDVTLAHVIAPDERELPARGDTIFEALESDTSLRTYFSNRLKTTYQNRLENHISSIDEISDEVLARHVVVNTGDDFFDSFAKTWVE; from the coding sequence ATGGCAATACAGCCCGACTTCCTCGACGAACTCGCGCGGTTCGACGCCGCTCTCAAGAAGGAGGTCAACTCGATATTCCAGGGCGAACAGGAGTCGAAGGAGCTAGGTGAGGGTCTGACCTTCAGCGACTACCGCAACTACACGCCCGGCGACGACACACGTCTCATAGACTGGCGAGTCTACGCCCGAACCGAGGAGCTCTACATAAAGCAGTTCGAGGAGGAGAGGAACCTCACCATACACGTCCTCATAGACGCGAGCCGTTCGATGGACTTCGGCGAGGGCGACGACAACAAGTTCGAGTACGCCGCCAAGATAGGTCTCGGATTCGCATACCTCGCCGCCGACGAGAACAACGACTTCCGAGTATCTGTGTTCGGTGACGGATTCAAGAGGCTCGACACAGGAGGCTCGAACAGGGGAGAGATACTCCGTCTCATAGACCTACTCAACGAGGAGGGCGAAGACCTCGAAGGCGAGACTGATTTCCGGAAGTCGTTCGAGGAGTACGAGTCGACCATAGGGTCGAAGTCTCTCGTCCTGGTAGCCAGCGACTTCCTCGGTGACACAGACGGTATAGCCGAGGGTCTGAGTGCTCTCGCCAAACACGACGTCACACTCGCACACGTCATAGCACCCGACGAGCGCGAGCTTCCTGCGAGGGGGGACACGATATTCGAGGCTCTAGAGTCCGACACGAGTCTACGTACTTACTTCAGTAACAGACTCAAGACGACCTACCAGAACCGTCTCGAGAACCACATAAGCAGTATAGACGAGATATCCGACGAGGTACTCGCGCGCCACGTCGTCGTGAATACCGGAGACGACTTCTTCGACTCGTTCGCGAAGACTTGGGTCGAGTAG